Proteins from one Sabethes cyaneus chromosome 2, idSabCyanKW18_F2, whole genome shotgun sequence genomic window:
- the LOC128738132 gene encoding leucine-rich repeat-containing protein 40-like — protein sequence MDRSLLLIVCCFLVVGIVVSNNVVINCKSDNRCRLLGQDMAAIANELTKTRSVRDLDLHGNLLQNFDANILMQLNNLQSLNLSYNLLEEDVLTNIHNSQLKSIDVTYNNLSFVTVPPSVEQFLAVRNKLYLITVPSGNRLSKLVLSMNKFENLDNFRSMKLLTDLDLSCNQIRSLDFQTLTTLKSLEYLNLANNYINTISGAPNLPKLKHIDLSNNWLVEVDVNFKAAVNLKTLLLQNNKIVFFSGKTNPSMKEMQLFGNDWHCQNLEKLLNGTRFSYERDQKYCPSSVNVNGLCCSKLEAPMAARLITYRQNKFRALQDSKKQPNANVQCSEVQRGACDGDDELVYTIASSILRESSSLVKSEQDNLKKKLVQQRSLVTRTSQHSEFLQAEINKYGNQLYSLKTLIDSEYQNRDLSGANNFVEKLNSIFAKYEDTNTELKARIREEETENQNKLEEITKLDDEKQTISRKIDQLHAAIDKRNKTVIDYNNRIAVLNNKLG from the exons ATGGACCGATCACTTTTGCTGATAGTTTGCTG TTTTCTGGTTGTCGGGATAGTCGTTTCAAACAACGTAGTGATCAACTGTAAAAGTGATAATAGATGCCGTTTGTTAGGACAGGATATGGCAGCAATTGCTAATGAGTTAACTAAAACCCGGAGTGTTCGAGATCTTGATCTGCACGGAAATTTGTTGCAAAACTTCGACGCTAATATCCTCATGCAACTGAATAATCTACAATCTTTAAACTTATCATATAATTTACTGGAAGAAGATGTGCTAACCAATATTCACAATTCACAATTGAAATCAATTGATGTTACCTACAATAACTTATCCTTTGTAACTGTTCCACCTTCCGTGGAGCAATTTTTGGCTGTACGAAATAAATTGTACTTAATAACAGTGCCTTCTGGAAATCGGTTATCCAAACTAGTGCTATCGATGAATAAGTTTGAAAATTTGGATAATTTCCGATCAATGAAATTGCTAACTGATCTGGATTTATCGTGTAACCAAATCAGGTCACTTGATTTTCAAACTCTAACAACACTAAAATCGTTGGAATATCTGAATTTGGCTAACAATTATATCAACACTATATCTGGAGCGCCTAATCTTCCAAAGCTCAAACATATAGATTTGTCAAACAATTGGTTAGTGGAAGTGGACGTGAACTTTAAAGCTGCCGTTAATTTAAAAACACTTCTGCTACAAAATAATAAGATTGTCTTCTTCTCGGGAAAAACCAATCCATCGATGAAAGAGATGCAATTGTTTGGAAATGACTGGCACTGccaaaatttggaaaaactCTTGAATGGAACCCGTTTCAGCTATGAAAGAGACCAAAAATATTGCCCGTCATCGGTAAATGTCAACGGACTATGCTGCTCAAAACTAGAGGCACCGATGGCTGCTCGGCTTATTACATATCGTCAGAACAAGTTCCGTGCTCTCCAAGATTCTAAGAAGCAGCCGAACGCCAAcgtgcagtgcagtgaagtCCAACGTGGAGCCTGCGATGGGGACGACGAACTAGTGTACACAATCGCCAGTTCCATACTTAGGGAGTCTAGCTCATTGGTAAAATCTGAGCAagataatttgaaaaaaaaactggttcAGCAAAGAAGTCTGGTGACTCGAACTTCGCAACACTCGGAATTCTTGCAagcagaaataaataaatatggcaATCAACTATACAGTTTAAAAACCCTAATCGACAGCGAATATCAGAATAGGGATCTGAGTGGAGCGAATAATTTCGTCGAAAAACTAAACAGCATCTTCGCAAAATACGAAGACACAAATACCGAACTGAAAGCACGCATTAGGGAGGAAGAAACTGAAAACCAAAATAAATTGGAAGAAATCACAAAACTAGATGATGAGAAGCAAACGATAAGCAGAAAAATTGATCAATTGCATGCTGCGATCGATAAACGTAACAAAACCGTCATCGATTATAATAATAGAATCGCCGTCCTGAATAACAAGCTCGGTTAG